Genomic segment of Alphaproteobacteria bacterium:
CGACGTGAAGCGGGGTGATAAAGTTTTCTATTTCACCACCTGCGGCTGGATGATGTGGAACTGGCTGGTGAGCGCGCTGGCATCCGAAGCAACCTTGTTGCTGTTCGACGGCTCGCCTTTCTACCCCGACGGCTACGCGCTGTTCGATTATGTCGGGCGGCATGAATGCACGCTGTTCGGCACATCGGCGAAATATATCGACGCGCTGCGCGTGGCGAATGTGAATGTGACGGACAGGCTGGAACTTTCGACCGTGCGCCTGATCACCTCCACCGGATCGCCGCTGTCGCATGAAGGCTTCGATTACGTGTACGAAGCCATCTTCCCGGATGCGCAGCTGGCGTCGATTTCCGGCGGCACGGATATTGTTTCGTGCTTCGTGCTGGGCAACCCGATCTCGCCCGTCTATCGCGGCGAAATTCAGGGGCCGGGATTGGGGATGGATATCGATGTGTTCGACGACAATGCGAAACATATGGCCAGCGGCAAGGGCGAGCTGGTCTGCAAAACGCCGTTCCCCTGCATGCCCGTCGGTTTCTGGAACGACGCAAACGGCGAAAAATATAACAAGGCCTATTTCGAGCGTTTCCCCGGCATCTGGTGCCATGGCGACTGGTGCGAATGGACGGCGCATAAGGGGCTGATTATTCATGGACGATCGGATGCCACCCTGAACCCCGGCGGCGTGCGCATCGGCACGGCGGAAATTTACCGCATCGTCGAACAGCAACCCGAAATCAAGGAAAGCATCGCGGTCGGGCAGGATTGGGACAACGACGTGCGCGTGGTGTTGTTCGTCGTACTGAAACCCGGCATGCGCCTTGACGAAGCGCTGCAACTGCGCCTGAAAAAAGCCATCCGCGAACAGGCATCGCCGCGCCATGTGCCCGCGAAAATTATCGCGGTCGCCGATATCCCCCGCACCAAATCCGGCAAAATCACCGAACTCGCCGTCCGAGACATGATCCACGGCCGCGAAGTGAAAAACGTCGAAGCGCTGGCAAACCCGGAAGCGCTGGGGCTGTATAAGGATTTGGCGGAGTTGAAGGGTTGAAGAAACGTCAGCTCTTCTTTTGTCTGTTTGTTGGCCTTTTGCTTGTGGGGTTGATCGCCAAATTCGTCGATATGGAAGGTTTAATTTCCTACAAGAGAGATGGTAAATTTTTAAATTCAATTGACTTAAAAAAAGACTATCCAATCGGATCGGAGGAGGGAGGATTAGAAACTCTGATCTTATCGGAAGGATACAAAATCATTTCATGCGGAAATGCAGACTCTCTTGATGAAGGTAAGGAAAAACGCTGCTTCTATAAAAAGCGTTGTTTTGATGGCGGCGGTTTTACGGCTGGCTGGATACACGTTTTCCTTGATAACAATAAGAAAATCTCTGGGATTGATGGAGGGTGGGGCACTACCTTTCATGCTAAATGTCCTAACATTGATGAAACTGTAGGTAAATAACAGCAGTACAATTTGCTGATGAAGGGATAAAAATGCGCGGCTATTTCGGGATTGGTGTCGAAGGTATTTCTAAGCCCATGAATGTGGGGAACCTGCTGCGGTCGGCGCATAGCTTTGGCGCGAGCTTTTTCTTTACGGTGAATACCGAGATCGACCTGCATGCGATGCGCGAAAGCGACACTTCCGGCGCGTTCGACCATATTCCGTTCTATAACTATGCGGGTGTCGATGACCTGAAACTGCCGCGCGGCACCTCGATGGTGGCGGTGGAGCTGGTGGAGGGCGCGGTGGAGCTGCCGAGCTTCCGGCATCCGGCGCAGGCCGTCTATATTCTGGGGCCGGAGAAAAATAGCGTGTCGCCCGAAATGCTAAAACGCTGCCAGCATGTCATCAAGATCCCGATGAAGTTCTGCGTGAATGTCGGCGTGGCGGGGGCGATCGTGATGTATGACCGCCTTATTTCGCTGGGCAAATTCGCGCCGCGCCCCGTCAAGGAAGGTGGGCCGGTGTTTATGCCCGATGATCTCCGCCGTGACCAGATTATTTCCACACCCAACGACCGGCCGTTTACGCCGAAGGCGAAGCGGTAGTCGTTATCATACCGCGTCACCCCCGCCTTGCGCGGGGGGCCAGAAGGCTGTCCAGCCGTCGTGTGACTCTGACTTATGTGACGCGCGGACGCGCTTCTGGATGCCCGCGCAAGGCGGGCATGACGGTGTAAATGGTTGAGTCGCAAACCATTCTCATCTCCTTTCGCAGCAAAATTCCTGCTGCAACGCGCAAAAATTTAAAATCAAAACGCACTGCAGCAATTGATATTTAAAAACAAACCCGCAGTGCAGCATTGCAACTTTCCAACTATCGTATTTTCGGTATCGCCTTTTAGTGGACAGGAAATACCTGAATGTGAGAATCGGAATTACAAGGTGGCGCATCCGCCATCCGGTACACATGAACAGGAGTCATCGATGTCTGTTTTCAGCCACAAGGAATTCGACCAGCACGAACAAGTCTCTTTTTTCCACGATGCGCAATCGGGGCTGAAGGCGATTATCTCGGTGCATAACACGAACCTCGGCCCCGCGCTGGGCGGCTGCCGCATGTGGGCGTATGAAAGCGACGAGGCGGCGATCAAGGACGTGCTCCGCCTGTCGCGCGGCATGACGTACAAGGCCGCCATCACCGGCCTGCCGCTGGGCGGCGGCAAATCCGTCATCATCGGCGACAAGAAAATGAAAACCGCCGACATGATGCGCGCCATGGGCCGCGCGGTCGAAAACATGGGCGGCCGCTATATCGTCGCCGAAGACGTCGGCACGACGGTCGAAGACATGAGCTACATCAACAGCCAGACGAAACACGTCGTCGGCATTTCGCACGGCACCGCCGGTTCGGGCGATCCGTCCCCCACCACCGCCCTTGGCGTGTTCACGGGCCTGAAGGCCGCTGTACGCTTCCGCATGGGCCGCGGCGACCTGAAAGGCCTGAAAGTGGCCGTCCAGGGCCTTGGCAACGTCGGCTACAACCTGTGCCGCCACCTGCACGAAGCAGGCGCGCAATTGTTTGTCACCGATATGGCCGCCGACCGCGTCGATATGGCCAGCCGCGAATTCGGCGCGATGCCGGTTGCGCTGAACAGCATTTACGATGTCGATGCCGATGTGTTTGCGCCCTGCGCGCTGGGCGGCATCATCAACGACGAAACCCTGCCGCGCATCAAGGCAAAGGTTGTGGCGGGTGCCGCCAACAACCAGCTGGCCGAAGCACGCCACGGTGACGCGCTCCGCCGCGCGGAAATCCTCTATGCGCCCGACTATCTGGTGAACGCGGGCGGCTTGATCTCGGTCTATTTCGAGCATCAGGCGCGCGCGACCGGCAAGGCTTATGACCGCCAGGCGGTTCTCGACATGGTCGCCAAGATCGATACCACCGCGACCAGCATCTTTGAAATGGCCGACAAGGAAGATATCTCCTGCGGCACCGCCGCCGACCGCATCGCGGAAAGCCGCTTCTGCGTCAAGAAAGCCTGCAAGGCCGCATAAGCTTTTAGGGTAGCAACTAAAACAGGGAAGGGCCGGGAAACCGGCCCTTTCTTTTTTGTGTTGAAATAAACGGTGCACAACTATAAATTGCAACTTATGAAAAAGCTGCCCGCACCCCATACCGTGAAACTCGATGCCCTGTCGCAATTCGCGGGCGGCGTGGCGCATGACATGATCAACGTATTGTCGTCTATCGAGGCCGAAACGGCCGCTGGCGTGCGCCTGCTGGAAACGGGCGATATCACCGCCGCCGAACTGCAGCAACGTATCCACAAACTGACGCAGCAGGGCGCGCAACAGGTGCGGCAATTGCTGGCTTTTTCGCAGCAGAAGATCGGGCTAGAGGAAACGCTCGACCTTGCCGAAGTGTTGCGCGCCATGCGCGGCGCGCTGGAAACGCTCGCGGGTGGGGATGTATCCGTGCAATTCGACCTGCAGCCCGCCGTGGTCATCGCCGCGCGCGAACATGTGGCGCAGGTGGTGCTGAACCTTGCGCTGAACGCGGTGGAGGCGATGCCGAATGGCGGAATCTTGCGCATTTCCTGCACGGGGGCGCAGCTGGTGGTGCGCGATGACGGGCGGGGGATCGAGCCGCATCTGCTGCCGCGTATTTTCCAGCCGTTCTTTACCACCAAGACAGCGGGCAGGGCGGGGCTGGGCCTGTCGGTCGTCTATGGCATCGTCGAACAGCTGGGCGCGCAAATTGCGGTTGAATCGAAACCGCGCCGGGGCACCGCCTTTACCGTGACCTTCCGCACCGGCGCAGTGGCCACGCAGCTGCCCCCGAATGATGTCGTAAACCTGCACAAAAGCGGTGCAATTGCCGCCGAAAACGGCATCTTGTGGAAAATCCTGCAGCGTGCGCGGGAATATCACCTGCAAAACCCCGAAGACGAGGCATAATAACTATTGCCATCCTTGCCATATTCCGCTTAAATATCAGGGAGTTAATCGGGGACTGACTCGCGTGTCAAAAATCAGGGAAGTGGATGTTCTGGTCATCGGCGGCGGCGTGAACGGCTGCGGCATCGCGCGCGACCTTGCGGGGCGCGGATTGTCGGTCGTGCTGTGCGAAAAAGACGACCTTGCCTCTGCAACATCCTCCGCTTCGACCAAGCTGATTCATGGCGGGCTGCGCTATCTGGAACAATACGAATTCAACCTTGTGCGCCACGCGCTGCACGAACGCGAAGTGCTGCTGAAATCCGCGCCGCATATCATCTGGCCGCTCACTTTCATTTTGCCGCATCACCGCAAACTGCGCCCGTGGTGGATGATCCGCGCAGGCCTGTTTTTGTACGACCATCTGGGCGGCCGAAAAATCCTGTCGCGTTCCCACAGCCATTACCTGCCGGGCACGATGTACGGACAGCCGCTGCGCCCCGAATTCCGCCGCGGTTTTTCCTATGCCGATTGCTGGGTCGAGGATACGCGGCTGGTCATCCTGAGCGCGCGTGATGCGTTCGAAAAGGGCGCGGAAATTTTGACGCGCACCGAATGTATCTCCATCGGCAAGCACCCGAAACAGGACATCTGGCAGGCCGTGCTGCAAGATGTGAACACCGATGAAAAGCACAAAATCCATGCGCGCATGGTGGTGAACGCATCGGGCCCATGGGTTGCGAAAACGCTGGGTCTGGTTGGCGAAGGTGTCGGCAAATACAAGATCCGCTGGGTCAAGGGCAGCCATATCATCGTGCCCAAGCTTTATCAGGGCGACCACGCCTATATCCTGCAAAACGACGATAAACGCGTCGTTTTCACGATCCCTTACGAGAAAAAATACACCCTCGTCGGCACGACCGACATCGAATACAAGGACGATATCGAGGAAGTGCGCATTTCGATCGAGGAAGTCGATTACCTCTGCGCCGCCGTCAACCGGTTCTTCCGTTATGCGGTAAAGCCCGAAGATGTCGAATGGACCTATAGCGGCGTGCGCCCGCTGGTCGATGATGGCGATGCGAATGTGTCGGAAGTTACGCGCGACTACATCCTTGAAATGGACGATGTCGAAGGCCTGCCCATTTTGTCGGTCTATGGCGGCAAGATCACGACCTTCCGCAAACTGGGCGAGCAGGCGGGCGATATGGTCACCGAAAAACTCGGCAAGGGGACGGCGGCATGGACTGAAACCGCGCCGCTGCCGGGCGGCGAAGGCGGCATCGCGGGTTTTGAAACCTTCATGAAGACGATACGGCGCGAACATGCATGGCTGCCCGAAAACCTCGCCAAACGCCTGGGCCGCGCTTATGGCGCGCGCACGCGCGACATTTTGCGCGGCGCAAAACGCATCACCGATCTGGGCGAACATCTGGGCGAAAGCATTTACGAAGCGGAAATCAGGTATCTGGTCGCCAACGAATGGGCGCAGACGCTGGAAGACATTTTGTGGCGCCGGTCAAAACTCGGCCTGCACACCACCGAAATGACCCAAGACAAAATCCGCAAACTGCTGAAAAAAATTGCGGGCGATCAGGAAGAGGCGGCGTAACATGTCCAAATTCATCCTCGCCATCGATCAGGGCACGACCAGCACGCGCGCGATTTTGTTCGATGAAAAGGGGCATATCACCGGCATCGCGCAAAAGGAATTGCAGCTTTACTATCCCGAAAACGGCTGGGTGGAGCAGAACCCCGAAGATATCTGGTCGGATACCGAATATGTCTGCCGCGGCGTGATGGCGCAGCATAGCATCCATCCCACCAATGTCGCCGCCATCGGCATTACCAACCAGCGCGAAACCACCATCGTCTGGGACCGCAAGACTGGCGAGCCTGTCTATAACGCCATCGTCTGGCAGGACCGCCGCACAGCGGATATGTGCCAGAAATTCAAGGATGCGGGGCTGGAGCCGACTTTTGCGCGCAAGACCGGCCTGCTGCTCGACCCTTATTTCTCCGGCACGAAACTGCGCTGGATACTGGATAACGTCGAAGGCGCTGCCGCGCGTGCGAAAAACGGCGAACTGGCCTTTGGCACGATTGACTGCTTCCTGCTCTGGAGGTTGACGGGCGGCAAGGTGCATGCGACCGACATCACCAACGCGTCACGCACGCTGCTGTTCAATATCGTCGAACAGAAATGGGATGATGAACTGCTGAAAATCCTCGGCATCCCTGCATCCATGCTGCCGGAGGTAAAGGACAACAGCACGCATTTCGGCGATGTGGGGGCGGATTTCCTCGGCGCGCCGACGCGCGTTGCGGGCATGGCGGGCGATCAGCAGGCGGCATTGATCGGGCAGGCCTGCTTCAAGCCCGGCATGGTCAAAAGCACCTATGGCACCGGCTGCTTCGCGCTGATGAATATTGGCGGCGAGTTCAAGCCGTCGCAGAACAAGATGCTGACAACCGTCGCCTATCGCCTGAACGGCGAGATCAATTACGCCATCGAAGGATCAATCTTTGTCGCGGGCGCGGCGATACAGTTCCTGCGCGACGGGCTGGGCATCATCAAATCGTCGAACGAGACCGAGGCGCTGGCAAAATCGGTGCCCGATAACGGCGGTGTCTATATGGTGCCAGCCTTCACCGGTCTTGGCGCGCCGTACTGGAACCCCCATGCGCGCGCGTCAATCAGCGGGCTGACCCGCGGGGCGACATCGGCGCATATCGTGCGCGCCGCGCTGGAGGCGCAGGCATATCAAACCGAAGACCTGATGCGCGCGATGGCGGAGGACGCGGGATACCCGATGACCGAAATCCGCGTCGATGGCGGCATGGTGAAAAACAGCTGGGTCTGCCAGTTCCTGGCCGATATGACATCGACCCCCGTGCTGCGGCCAACCGTGACGGAAACGACGGCGCTGGGCGCTGCATATCTTGCGGGGCTGCAGGCGGGCATGTTCCCCTCCATCGATTACATTACCGATTCATGGGAATGCGAACGCCGCTTCACGCCCGTCATGATGTCGGCGGAGCGTGAAAGGCTTTATGCGGGCTGGCAGCAGGCCGTGAAGCAGGTGCTGGCGTAATGGCGATCCCGCGCGACAAAAACCGCATCGCCGGTTTTATCCTCATGCTGCCGCATTTCGCGCTGGCGACGCTCAGCGGCATGAACCTTATTTATGATGTCGGATTGCTGGATCTCAGCGGCGAGCGCAGGCTGAATATTCCTCTGGACTGTATCGTGATGGGCGGCGAGGTGCTGACCTGCTTCGCGTTATGGCGGCCCGGCAGGTTCAGCTCCATCGGCCCTCTCGCCAAAATTCGCGTATTGGCATTTATCTGGAACATCCTGAACGCGCTATGGCTGGCGTTCATCTTCATGCGCGGGGATGCAGACGGGATGCAGACAGGCGAGATGGCGCTGGCGATTATCACGCTGGGGGCGCTGCTGTTCTTCGCAATCGGAAATAAGAAAGCCTAGCGTCCGTGGCGCAGCGTCGGGGCGACGCTGGTGCGTTTGGGCGCGTTTTCGTCGGGGCTGGTATGGCCGGTGAAGGTGCCACTGATGCGGTCGTCGCCGATCTTGCGCAACGCCATCGGTTTTTCCCCGGCATCGATGCGCTGCTGTTCCTCGCGGCGCGCGCCGTCGAAAATTTTGTCGATCTTGCCCGCGTGGTCGGCGGTCGTCATCGCGCCCCAGACATCATCACCTTTTTGCAAACCTTGCAGGAAATCGGCCACGAATTTGTCGCTGTTGCCCTTGTATTCCTTGCGGATGCCTGCGGCGAGGTCGACATACCGCTTGGCTTCATCCTTTTCCATGCCCGTGGGGTCGAGCGAGGTAAAGAAATCCTGCAATTCCCATTTACCCGGCGCGACTTTTGAAATGTTCACGCGCGCGAGCATGGCATAGCTGCCGTCAGCCTCGGGCTGGCGCTTGACCACGGCAAAGGCGGCGTTATCACCGCTGACGCTGGTCATGACTCGGATGTCTTTTTCGGGTTCCTGCTTCAGGGCGCCCAAACGGTCTTCGGTGAAGGGGCGGTGTTCATGCATGTCGCGCACAATCTGCGCGAATTTGAAATTGCCGAGTTCCTTTTGCTGCATGAGGGTGTAGACGGGGTTGCTGTCCATTTCCTGCAAAGGGGTTTGCCCTTTGAGCTGTTCCACCAAACCGTCGACGAATTTCACGTTCATGCCTGCACCCTTTTGTCCTTTATCAGCAGTATAACGTCTATATGTAAACAATTTATTAGCGGAAATACAAGAATTATTAGCGGAAATACAAGAAAAATCACCATATATTACAAAGAGTTCGGGAGCCCCTT
This window contains:
- a CDS encoding HAMP domain-containing histidine kinase, giving the protein MKKLPAPHTVKLDALSQFAGGVAHDMINVLSSIEAETAAGVRLLETGDITAAELQQRIHKLTQQGAQQVRQLLAFSQQKIGLEETLDLAEVLRAMRGALETLAGGDVSVQFDLQPAVVIAAREHVAQVVLNLALNAVEAMPNGGILRISCTGAQLVVRDDGRGIEPHLLPRIFQPFFTTKTAGRAGLGLSVVYGIVEQLGAQIAVESKPRRGTAFTVTFRTGAVATQLPPNDVVNLHKSGAIAAENGILWKILQRAREYHLQNPEDEA
- a CDS encoding acetoacetate--CoA ligase; the encoded protein is MTAQPVAATTADFDLKWKPQAPETTQLGKFMQAVARDEKTSFKGYEDFWRWSVENKEKFWDRVWDDCEIIGDKGGKVFAPGKSFQDSRFFPEAKLNFAQNLLRRYDEDTAIVFNGEGKVSRKLSHKELYDQVSQVRQALQELGVTRGDRVAGYLPNMPEAVICMLATASLGAIWSSASPDFGVQGVLDRFGQIEPKVMFAVNGYYYNGKEIDCRPKIKEVMDKLPSLKKTVIVQYLRSDVASLWAVTYEDFRNKFKPAEIAFEKFDFNTPLYIMFSSGTTGIPKCIVHGAGGTLIQHLKEHKLQSDVKRGDKVFYFTTCGWMMWNWLVSALASEATLLLFDGSPFYPDGYALFDYVGRHECTLFGTSAKYIDALRVANVNVTDRLELSTVRLITSTGSPLSHEGFDYVYEAIFPDAQLASISGGTDIVSCFVLGNPISPVYRGEIQGPGLGMDIDVFDDNAKHMASGKGELVCKTPFPCMPVGFWNDANGEKYNKAYFERFPGIWCHGDWCEWTAHKGLIIHGRSDATLNPGGVRIGTAEIYRIVEQQPEIKESIAVGQDWDNDVRVVLFVVLKPGMRLDEALQLRLKKAIREQASPRHVPAKIIAVADIPRTKSGKITELAVRDMIHGREVKNVEALANPEALGLYKDLAELKG
- the glpK gene encoding glycerol kinase GlpK is translated as MSKFILAIDQGTTSTRAILFDEKGHITGIAQKELQLYYPENGWVEQNPEDIWSDTEYVCRGVMAQHSIHPTNVAAIGITNQRETTIVWDRKTGEPVYNAIVWQDRRTADMCQKFKDAGLEPTFARKTGLLLDPYFSGTKLRWILDNVEGAAARAKNGELAFGTIDCFLLWRLTGGKVHATDITNASRTLLFNIVEQKWDDELLKILGIPASMLPEVKDNSTHFGDVGADFLGAPTRVAGMAGDQQAALIGQACFKPGMVKSTYGTGCFALMNIGGEFKPSQNKMLTTVAYRLNGEINYAIEGSIFVAGAAIQFLRDGLGIIKSSNETEALAKSVPDNGGVYMVPAFTGLGAPYWNPHARASISGLTRGATSAHIVRAALEAQAYQTEDLMRAMAEDAGYPMTEIRVDGGMVKNSWVCQFLADMTSTPVLRPTVTETTALGAAYLAGLQAGMFPSIDYITDSWECERRFTPVMMSAERERLYAGWQQAVKQVLA
- the glpD gene encoding glycerol-3-phosphate dehydrogenase, which translates into the protein MSKIREVDVLVIGGGVNGCGIARDLAGRGLSVVLCEKDDLASATSSASTKLIHGGLRYLEQYEFNLVRHALHEREVLLKSAPHIIWPLTFILPHHRKLRPWWMIRAGLFLYDHLGGRKILSRSHSHYLPGTMYGQPLRPEFRRGFSYADCWVEDTRLVILSARDAFEKGAEILTRTECISIGKHPKQDIWQAVLQDVNTDEKHKIHARMVVNASGPWVAKTLGLVGEGVGKYKIRWVKGSHIIVPKLYQGDHAYILQNDDKRVVFTIPYEKKYTLVGTTDIEYKDDIEEVRISIEEVDYLCAAVNRFFRYAVKPEDVEWTYSGVRPLVDDGDANVSEVTRDYILEMDDVEGLPILSVYGGKITTFRKLGEQAGDMVTEKLGKGTAAWTETAPLPGGEGGIAGFETFMKTIRREHAWLPENLAKRLGRAYGARTRDILRGAKRITDLGEHLGESIYEAEIRYLVANEWAQTLEDILWRRSKLGLHTTEMTQDKIRKLLKKIAGDQEEAA
- a CDS encoding RNA methyltransferase, which gives rise to MRGYFGIGVEGISKPMNVGNLLRSAHSFGASFFFTVNTEIDLHAMRESDTSGAFDHIPFYNYAGVDDLKLPRGTSMVAVELVEGAVELPSFRHPAQAVYILGPEKNSVSPEMLKRCQHVIKIPMKFCVNVGVAGAIVMYDRLISLGKFAPRPVKEGGPVFMPDDLRRDQIISTPNDRPFTPKAKR
- a CDS encoding Glu/Leu/Phe/Val dehydrogenase, translating into MSVFSHKEFDQHEQVSFFHDAQSGLKAIISVHNTNLGPALGGCRMWAYESDEAAIKDVLRLSRGMTYKAAITGLPLGGGKSVIIGDKKMKTADMMRAMGRAVENMGGRYIVAEDVGTTVEDMSYINSQTKHVVGISHGTAGSGDPSPTTALGVFTGLKAAVRFRMGRGDLKGLKVAVQGLGNVGYNLCRHLHEAGAQLFVTDMAADRVDMASREFGAMPVALNSIYDVDADVFAPCALGGIINDETLPRIKAKVVAGAANNQLAEARHGDALRRAEILYAPDYLVNAGGLISVYFEHQARATGKAYDRQAVLDMVAKIDTTATSIFEMADKEDISCGTAADRIAESRFCVKKACKAA